A window of the Balaenoptera acutorostrata chromosome 13, mBalAcu1.1, whole genome shotgun sequence genome harbors these coding sequences:
- the PITPNM2 gene encoding membrane-associated phosphatidylinositol transfer protein 2 isoform X2 → MIIKEYRIPLPMTVEEYRIAQLYMIQKKSRNETFGEGSGVEILENRPYTDGPGGSGQYTHKVYHVGMHIPSWFRSILPKAALRVVEESWNAYPYTRTRFTCPFVEKFSIDIETFYKTDAGENPNVFSLSPVEKNQLTIDFIDIVKDPVPPNEYKTEEDPKLFYSTKTQRGPLSENWIEEYKQQVFPIMCAYKLCKVEFRYWGMQSKIERFIHDTGLRKVMVRAHRQAWCWQDEWYGLNMDNIRELEKEAQLMLSRKMAQFNEDDKGAAELAKDEATQDQAPREPPQPSSSGGEPLVGRGLKKQWSTSSKSSRSSKRGASPSRHSISEWRMQSIARDSDESSDDEFFDAHEDLSDSEEMFPKDITKWNSNDLMDKIESPEPEETQDGLYRQSTPEFRVASSVEQLNIIEDEVSPPLAVPPSKIHVLLLLLHGGTILDTGAGDPGSKQGDTNTIATVFDTVMRVHYPSALGHLAIRLVPCPPICSAAFALVSDLSPYSHDEGCLSSSQDHIPLAALPLLATSSPHYQEAVATVIQRANLAYGDFIKSQEGVTFNGQVCLIGDCVGGILAYDALCCSNQTASESQSSSRRGSVASVQDTDLLSPGTTVNAAHGGNLESSRHLSRSNIDIPRSNGAEDPRQQLPRKRSDSSTYELDTIQQHQAFLSSLHASVLRNEPSSRRSSSSTMLDGAGAVGKFDFEIADLFLFGCPLGLVLALRKTVIPSLDVFQLRPSCQQVYNLFHPADPSASRLEPLLERRFHALPPLSIPRYQRYPLGDGCSTLLADALQAHNAVFQEHAAPSSPGTAPTARGFRRASEISIASQVSGMAESYTASSIAQIAAKWWGQKRIDYALYCPDALTAFPTVALPHLFHASYWESTDVVSFLLRQVMRHDNSSILELDGKEVSVFTPSKPREKWQRKRTHVKLRNVTANHRINDAVANEDGPQVLTGRFMYGPLDMVTLTGEKVDVHIMMQPPSGEWLYLDTLVTNSSGRVSYTIPETHRLGVGVYPVKMVVRGDHTFADSYITVLPKGTEFVVFSIDGSFAASVSIMGSDPKVRAGAVDVVRHWQDLGYLIIYVTGRPDMQKQRVVAWLAQHNFPHGVVSFCDGLVHDPLRHKANFLKLLISELHLRVHAAYGSTKDVAVYSSISLSPMQIYIVGRPTKKLQQQCQFITDGYAAHLAQLKYNHRARPARNAATRMALRKGSFGLPGQGDFLRSRNHLLRTISAQPSGPGHRHERTQSQADGEQRGQRSMSVAAGCWGRAMAGRPEPGAAAGPK, encoded by the exons ATGATTATAAAGGAATATCGGATTCCTCTGCCAATGACCGTGGAGGAGTACCGCATTGCCCAGCTGTACATGATACAG AAGAAGAGCCGTAACGAGACGTTCGGTGAAGGCAGTGGCGTGGAGATCCTGGAGAACCGGCCATACACGGACGGCCCTGGCGGCTCCGGGCAGTACACACACAAGGTGTACCATGTGGGCATGCACATCCCCAGCTGGTTCCGCTCCATCCTGCCCAAGGCGGCCCTGCGGGTGGTGGAGGAGTCCTGGAACGCCTACCCCTATACCCGAACCAG GTTCACTTGCCCTTTTGTGGAGAAATTCTCCATTGACATCGAAACCTTTTATAAAACTGATGCTGGAGAAAACCCCAACGTGTTCAGCCTGTCTCCTGTGGAAAAGAACCAGCTGACGATCG ATTTCATCGACATCGTCAAGGACCCCGTGCCCCCCAACGAGTATAAGACGGAAGAGGACCCCAAGCTGTTCTACTCCACCAAGACCCAGCGGGGGCCCCTGTCCGAGAACTGGATCGAGGAGTACAAGCAGCAGGTCTTCCCCATAATGTGCGCCTACAAGCTCTGCAAGGTGGAGTTCCGCTACTGGGGCATGCAGTCCAAGATCGAGAGGTTCATCCACGACACGG gcCTGCGGAAGGTGATGGTGAGGGCCCACCGGCAGGCCTGGTGCTGGCAGGACGAGTGGTACGGGCTGAACATGGACAACATCCGGGAGCTGGAGAAGGAGGCGCAGCTCATGCTGTCCCGCAAGATGGCCCAGTTCAATGAGGACGACAAGGGGGCCGCGGAGCTGGCCAAGGACGAGGCCACCCAGGACCAGGCCCCCAGGGAGCCCCCCCAGCCCAGCAGCAGCGGTGGGGAGCCCCTGGTGGGCAGGGGCCTGAAGAAGCAGTGGTCCACGTCCTCCAAGTCGTCCCGGTCGTCCAAGCGGGGAG CGAGTCCTTCCCGCCACAGCATCTCGGAGTGGAGGATGCAGAGTATCGCCCGGGACTCAGACGAGAGCTCGGATGATGAGTTCTTTGATGCTCACG aggaCCTGTCCGATTCAGAGGAAATGTTCCCCAAGGACATCACCAAGTGGAACTCCAATGACCTCATGGACAAAATTGAAAGCCCTGAGCCAGAGGAGACACAGG ACGGTCTGTACCGCCAGAGCACCCCCGAGTTCAGGGTGGCCTCCAGCGTGGAGCAGCTGAACATCATCGAG GACGAGGTCAGCCCGCCGCTGGCCGTGCCGCCCTCCAAGATCCacgtgctgctgctgctgctgcacgGAGGCACCATCCTGGACACGGGCGCCGGGGACCCCGGCTCCAAGCAGGGCGACACCAACACCATCGCCACCGTGTTCGACACCGTCATGCGCGTGCACTACCCCAGCGCCCTGGGCCACCTGGCCATCCGCCTGGTGCCCTGCCCGCCCATCTGCTCCGCTGCCTTCGCCCTCGTCTCCGA cctcagcccctaCAGCCACGACGAAGGCTGTCTGTCCAGCAGCCAGGACCACATCCCCTTGGCCGCCCTGCCCCTGCTGGCAACCTCCTCGCCCCACTACCAGGAGGCCGTTGCCACAGTGATTCAGCGGGCCAACCTCGCCTACGGGGACTTCATCAAGTCCCAGGAGGGCGTGACCTTCAACGGGCAG GTCTGCCTGATCGGGGACTGCGTCGGGGGCATCCTGGCGTACGATGCCTTATGCTGCAGCAACCAGACGGCGTCTGAGAGTCAGAGCAGCAGCCGCCGGGGCAGTGTGGCCAGTGTGCAG GACACTGACCTGCTGTCCCCGGGCACGACGGTCAATGCGGCACACGGCGGCAACCTGGAGAGCAGCCGGCACCTGAGCCGCAGCAACATCGACATCCCCCGAAGCAACGGCGCTGAGGACCCCAGACAGCAGCTGCCCCGCAAGAGGAGTGACTCGTCCACCTACGAGCTGGACACCATCCAGCAGCACCAGGCCTTTCTGTCCAG CCTCCACGCCAGCGTGCTGAGGAATGAGCCCAGCTCCCGCCGCTCAAGCAGCTCCACCATGCTGGACGGCGCAGGAGCCGTGGGCAAGTTCGACTTTGAGATTGCTGACCTCTTCCTCTTCGGGTGCCCGCTGGGGCTGGTCCTGGCCTTGAGGAAGACCGTCATCCCCTCCCTGGATG TTTTCCAGCTGCGGCCCTCCTGCCAGCAAGTCTACAACCTGTTCCACCCCGCCGACCCGTCGGCCTCGCGCCTGGAGCCGCTGCTGGAGCGGCGATTCCACGCCCTGCCGCCTCTCAGCATCCCCCGCTACCAGCGCTACCCGCTGGGGGACGGCTGCTCGACGCTGCTGG CAGATGCACTCCAGGCCCACAACGCGGTCTTCCAAGAGCACGCGGCCCCCTCCTCGCCCGGCACAGCCCCCACTGCCCGAGGTTTCCGCCGGGCCAGCGAGATCAGCATCGCCAGCCAGGTGTCGGGCATGGCTGAGAGCTACACGGCATCCAGTATTGCCCAGA TTGCTGCGAAGTGGTGGGGTCAGAAGCGGATCGACTACGCCCTGTACTGCCCCGACGCCCTGACGGCCTTCCCCACCGTGGCCCTGCCCCACCTCTTCCACGCCAGCTACTGGGAGTCCACGGATGTGGTCTCCTTCCTGCTGAGACAG GTCATGAGGCACGACAACTCCAGCATCTTGGAACTGGATGGCAAGGAGGTCTCGGTGTTCACTCCGTCAAAGCCGAGAGAGAAGTGGCAGCGCAAGAGGACCCACGTGAAGCTGCGG aATGTGACGGCCAATCACCGGATCAATGACGCGGTCGCCAACGAGGATGGCCCGCAGGTCCTGACAGGCCGGTTCATGTATGGGCCCCTGGACATGGTCACCCTGACTGGGGAGaag GTGGACGTGCACATCATGATGCAGCCGCCCTCGGGTGAGTGGCTGTACCTGGACACGCTGGTGACCAACAGCAGCGGGCGCGTCTCCTACACCATCCCCGAGACCCACCGCCTGGGCGTGGGTGTCTACCCCGTCAAGATGGTGGTCAG GGGAGACCACACGTTTGCCGACAGCTACATCACCGTGCTGCCCAAGGGCACGGAGTTCGTGGTCTTCAGCATCGACGGCTCCTTCGCCGCCAGCGTGTCCATCATGGGCAGCGACCCCAAAGTGCGGGCTGGGGCCGTGGACGTGGTGCG GCACTGGCAGGACCTGGGCTACCTCATCATCTATGTGACGGGCCGGCCTGACATGCAGAAGCAGCGGGTGGTGGCATGGCTGGCCCAGCACAACTTCCCTCACGGCGTGGTGTCCTTCTGTGACGGCCTGGTGCACGACCCGCTGAGGCACAAGGCCAACTTCCTGAAGCTGCTCATCTCTGAG CTGCACCTGCGCGTGCACGCGGCCTACGGCTCCACCAAGGACGTGGCGGTCTACAGCTCCATCAGCCTGTCCCCCATGCAGATCTACATCGTGGGCCGGCCCACCAAGAAGCTGCAGCAGCAGTGCCAG TTCATCACCGACGGCTACGCGGCCCACCTGGCCCAGCTCAAGTACAACCACCGGGCGCGGCCGGCCCGCAACGCGGCCACCCGCATGGCGCTGCGCAAGGGCAGCTTCGGCCTGCCCGGCCAGGGCGACTTCCTGCGCTCCCGGAACCACCTGCTCCGCACCATCTCGGCCCAGCCCAGCGGGCCCGGCCACCGGCACGAGCGGACGCAGAGCCAGGCGGACGGCGAGCAGCGGGGACAGCGTAGCATGAGCGTGGCGGCCGGCTGCTGGGGCCGCGCCATGGCCGGCCGGCCCGAGCCGGGGGCAGCTGCGGGCCCCAAGTAG
- the PITPNM2 gene encoding membrane-associated phosphatidylinositol transfer protein 2 isoform X1, with translation MIIKEYRIPLPMTVEEYRIAQLYMIQKKSRNETFGEGSGVEILENRPYTDGPGGSGQYTHKVYHVGMHIPSWFRSILPKAALRVVEESWNAYPYTRTRFTCPFVEKFSIDIETFYKTDAGENPNVFSLSPVEKNQLTIDFIDIVKDPVPPNEYKTEEDPKLFYSTKTQRGPLSENWIEEYKQQVFPIMCAYKLCKVEFRYWGMQSKIERFIHDTGLRKVMVRAHRQAWCWQDEWYGLNMDNIRELEKEAQLMLSRKMAQFNEDDKGAAELAKDEATQDQAPREPPQPSSSGGEPLVGRGLKKQWSTSSKSSRSSKRGASPSRHSISEWRMQSIARDSDESSDDEFFDAHEDLSDSEEMFPKDITKWNSNDLMDKIESPEPEETQDGLYRQSTPEFRVASSVEQLNIIEDEVSPPLAVPPSKIHVLLLLLHGGTILDTGAGDPGSKQGDTNTIATVFDTVMRVHYPSALGHLAIRLVPCPPICSAAFALVSDLSPYSHDEGCLSSSQDHIPLAALPLLATSSPHYQEAVATVIQRANLAYGDFIKSQEGVTFNGQAPEPLPLQVCLIGDCVGGILAYDALCCSNQTASESQSSSRRGSVASVQDTDLLSPGTTVNAAHGGNLESSRHLSRSNIDIPRSNGAEDPRQQLPRKRSDSSTYELDTIQQHQAFLSSLHASVLRNEPSSRRSSSSTMLDGAGAVGKFDFEIADLFLFGCPLGLVLALRKTVIPSLDVFQLRPSCQQVYNLFHPADPSASRLEPLLERRFHALPPLSIPRYQRYPLGDGCSTLLADALQAHNAVFQEHAAPSSPGTAPTARGFRRASEISIASQVSGMAESYTASSIAQIAAKWWGQKRIDYALYCPDALTAFPTVALPHLFHASYWESTDVVSFLLRQVMRHDNSSILELDGKEVSVFTPSKPREKWQRKRTHVKLRNVTANHRINDAVANEDGPQVLTGRFMYGPLDMVTLTGEKVDVHIMMQPPSGEWLYLDTLVTNSSGRVSYTIPETHRLGVGVYPVKMVVRGDHTFADSYITVLPKGTEFVVFSIDGSFAASVSIMGSDPKVRAGAVDVVRHWQDLGYLIIYVTGRPDMQKQRVVAWLAQHNFPHGVVSFCDGLVHDPLRHKANFLKLLISELHLRVHAAYGSTKDVAVYSSISLSPMQIYIVGRPTKKLQQQCQFITDGYAAHLAQLKYNHRARPARNAATRMALRKGSFGLPGQGDFLRSRNHLLRTISAQPSGPGHRHERTQSQADGEQRGQRSMSVAAGCWGRAMAGRPEPGAAAGPK, from the exons ATGATTATAAAGGAATATCGGATTCCTCTGCCAATGACCGTGGAGGAGTACCGCATTGCCCAGCTGTACATGATACAG AAGAAGAGCCGTAACGAGACGTTCGGTGAAGGCAGTGGCGTGGAGATCCTGGAGAACCGGCCATACACGGACGGCCCTGGCGGCTCCGGGCAGTACACACACAAGGTGTACCATGTGGGCATGCACATCCCCAGCTGGTTCCGCTCCATCCTGCCCAAGGCGGCCCTGCGGGTGGTGGAGGAGTCCTGGAACGCCTACCCCTATACCCGAACCAG GTTCACTTGCCCTTTTGTGGAGAAATTCTCCATTGACATCGAAACCTTTTATAAAACTGATGCTGGAGAAAACCCCAACGTGTTCAGCCTGTCTCCTGTGGAAAAGAACCAGCTGACGATCG ATTTCATCGACATCGTCAAGGACCCCGTGCCCCCCAACGAGTATAAGACGGAAGAGGACCCCAAGCTGTTCTACTCCACCAAGACCCAGCGGGGGCCCCTGTCCGAGAACTGGATCGAGGAGTACAAGCAGCAGGTCTTCCCCATAATGTGCGCCTACAAGCTCTGCAAGGTGGAGTTCCGCTACTGGGGCATGCAGTCCAAGATCGAGAGGTTCATCCACGACACGG gcCTGCGGAAGGTGATGGTGAGGGCCCACCGGCAGGCCTGGTGCTGGCAGGACGAGTGGTACGGGCTGAACATGGACAACATCCGGGAGCTGGAGAAGGAGGCGCAGCTCATGCTGTCCCGCAAGATGGCCCAGTTCAATGAGGACGACAAGGGGGCCGCGGAGCTGGCCAAGGACGAGGCCACCCAGGACCAGGCCCCCAGGGAGCCCCCCCAGCCCAGCAGCAGCGGTGGGGAGCCCCTGGTGGGCAGGGGCCTGAAGAAGCAGTGGTCCACGTCCTCCAAGTCGTCCCGGTCGTCCAAGCGGGGAG CGAGTCCTTCCCGCCACAGCATCTCGGAGTGGAGGATGCAGAGTATCGCCCGGGACTCAGACGAGAGCTCGGATGATGAGTTCTTTGATGCTCACG aggaCCTGTCCGATTCAGAGGAAATGTTCCCCAAGGACATCACCAAGTGGAACTCCAATGACCTCATGGACAAAATTGAAAGCCCTGAGCCAGAGGAGACACAGG ACGGTCTGTACCGCCAGAGCACCCCCGAGTTCAGGGTGGCCTCCAGCGTGGAGCAGCTGAACATCATCGAG GACGAGGTCAGCCCGCCGCTGGCCGTGCCGCCCTCCAAGATCCacgtgctgctgctgctgctgcacgGAGGCACCATCCTGGACACGGGCGCCGGGGACCCCGGCTCCAAGCAGGGCGACACCAACACCATCGCCACCGTGTTCGACACCGTCATGCGCGTGCACTACCCCAGCGCCCTGGGCCACCTGGCCATCCGCCTGGTGCCCTGCCCGCCCATCTGCTCCGCTGCCTTCGCCCTCGTCTCCGA cctcagcccctaCAGCCACGACGAAGGCTGTCTGTCCAGCAGCCAGGACCACATCCCCTTGGCCGCCCTGCCCCTGCTGGCAACCTCCTCGCCCCACTACCAGGAGGCCGTTGCCACAGTGATTCAGCGGGCCAACCTCGCCTACGGGGACTTCATCAAGTCCCAGGAGGGCGTGACCTTCAACGGGCAG GCCCCTGAGCCTCTCCCCCTCCAGGTCTGCCTGATCGGGGACTGCGTCGGGGGCATCCTGGCGTACGATGCCTTATGCTGCAGCAACCAGACGGCGTCTGAGAGTCAGAGCAGCAGCCGCCGGGGCAGTGTGGCCAGTGTGCAG GACACTGACCTGCTGTCCCCGGGCACGACGGTCAATGCGGCACACGGCGGCAACCTGGAGAGCAGCCGGCACCTGAGCCGCAGCAACATCGACATCCCCCGAAGCAACGGCGCTGAGGACCCCAGACAGCAGCTGCCCCGCAAGAGGAGTGACTCGTCCACCTACGAGCTGGACACCATCCAGCAGCACCAGGCCTTTCTGTCCAG CCTCCACGCCAGCGTGCTGAGGAATGAGCCCAGCTCCCGCCGCTCAAGCAGCTCCACCATGCTGGACGGCGCAGGAGCCGTGGGCAAGTTCGACTTTGAGATTGCTGACCTCTTCCTCTTCGGGTGCCCGCTGGGGCTGGTCCTGGCCTTGAGGAAGACCGTCATCCCCTCCCTGGATG TTTTCCAGCTGCGGCCCTCCTGCCAGCAAGTCTACAACCTGTTCCACCCCGCCGACCCGTCGGCCTCGCGCCTGGAGCCGCTGCTGGAGCGGCGATTCCACGCCCTGCCGCCTCTCAGCATCCCCCGCTACCAGCGCTACCCGCTGGGGGACGGCTGCTCGACGCTGCTGG CAGATGCACTCCAGGCCCACAACGCGGTCTTCCAAGAGCACGCGGCCCCCTCCTCGCCCGGCACAGCCCCCACTGCCCGAGGTTTCCGCCGGGCCAGCGAGATCAGCATCGCCAGCCAGGTGTCGGGCATGGCTGAGAGCTACACGGCATCCAGTATTGCCCAGA TTGCTGCGAAGTGGTGGGGTCAGAAGCGGATCGACTACGCCCTGTACTGCCCCGACGCCCTGACGGCCTTCCCCACCGTGGCCCTGCCCCACCTCTTCCACGCCAGCTACTGGGAGTCCACGGATGTGGTCTCCTTCCTGCTGAGACAG GTCATGAGGCACGACAACTCCAGCATCTTGGAACTGGATGGCAAGGAGGTCTCGGTGTTCACTCCGTCAAAGCCGAGAGAGAAGTGGCAGCGCAAGAGGACCCACGTGAAGCTGCGG aATGTGACGGCCAATCACCGGATCAATGACGCGGTCGCCAACGAGGATGGCCCGCAGGTCCTGACAGGCCGGTTCATGTATGGGCCCCTGGACATGGTCACCCTGACTGGGGAGaag GTGGACGTGCACATCATGATGCAGCCGCCCTCGGGTGAGTGGCTGTACCTGGACACGCTGGTGACCAACAGCAGCGGGCGCGTCTCCTACACCATCCCCGAGACCCACCGCCTGGGCGTGGGTGTCTACCCCGTCAAGATGGTGGTCAG GGGAGACCACACGTTTGCCGACAGCTACATCACCGTGCTGCCCAAGGGCACGGAGTTCGTGGTCTTCAGCATCGACGGCTCCTTCGCCGCCAGCGTGTCCATCATGGGCAGCGACCCCAAAGTGCGGGCTGGGGCCGTGGACGTGGTGCG GCACTGGCAGGACCTGGGCTACCTCATCATCTATGTGACGGGCCGGCCTGACATGCAGAAGCAGCGGGTGGTGGCATGGCTGGCCCAGCACAACTTCCCTCACGGCGTGGTGTCCTTCTGTGACGGCCTGGTGCACGACCCGCTGAGGCACAAGGCCAACTTCCTGAAGCTGCTCATCTCTGAG CTGCACCTGCGCGTGCACGCGGCCTACGGCTCCACCAAGGACGTGGCGGTCTACAGCTCCATCAGCCTGTCCCCCATGCAGATCTACATCGTGGGCCGGCCCACCAAGAAGCTGCAGCAGCAGTGCCAG TTCATCACCGACGGCTACGCGGCCCACCTGGCCCAGCTCAAGTACAACCACCGGGCGCGGCCGGCCCGCAACGCGGCCACCCGCATGGCGCTGCGCAAGGGCAGCTTCGGCCTGCCCGGCCAGGGCGACTTCCTGCGCTCCCGGAACCACCTGCTCCGCACCATCTCGGCCCAGCCCAGCGGGCCCGGCCACCGGCACGAGCGGACGCAGAGCCAGGCGGACGGCGAGCAGCGGGGACAGCGTAGCATGAGCGTGGCGGCCGGCTGCTGGGGCCGCGCCATGGCCGGCCGGCCCGAGCCGGGGGCAGCTGCGGGCCCCAAGTAG